From the Kribbella sp. CA-293567 genome, the window CGTGGCGATCTCCCAGTGGAAGACTTGCGCCGCCTGCGCCGGACATTTCCGGGGGACCCCAGATTCAGCGAGAGCCGCCTCTCTGTACCCCGCGTCGCCGTTTCGTCGGTCGCGGGAGATGATTCCGGGCGATGAGCCTTCTGCGACTCGTCCATCCGTGTGGGAAGGACCTCACGTGACAGAAACTGTTGAAGCCTCCAGCGGAGCCGGTACCTCGGCCCCGGGCACCGACGCGACGGCTGCTGCCGGAACGCGGCGCCGCAAGTCCGGAGGCGGCCTCGAAGGCATGCTGCTCCCCGAGCTCAAGCAGCTCGCCGGGACGCTCGGCATCAAGGGCACCGGCGCGCTGCGCAAGGGCCAGCTGATCGAGGCGATCAAGGCCAACCAGGCGAGTATCGGCTCGGGCGGTTCCCGTTCGCGGTCGAGCCAGCCGACCCTGGACGAGGCCGCCGCGGAGCCCGTTGCCGCCAAGGCCCAGCCGGCCGCCAAGGCCGAGCCCGCCCAGGACGCGCCGCAGCGCACCGGCAGCCGCCGGACCCGCGCCGCCGCCACCCAGAGCACCGCGGAGCCGGCCACCCAGAACGGCGCCACCCCGGTGGCAGAGACGGCCCCGGCCGTGGCGCAGACCACCAGCCCGGTGGTCGAGGCTGCCGTGCAGGCGCCGGAGAGGACCCGCGAGCAGACCGACAACTCGCCGGCCGACAACTCCGACCGCGGCGACCGCAACGATCGTGGCGACCGCAACGAGGGCACCCGCGACCGCAATCGTGGCCGCGACAGCCAGCGCGACGGCCGTGACAACCAGGCCCGCGACAACCAGTCCCGCGACAACCAGCGCGACGGCCGCGACGCCCAGGCTCGCGACAACCAGTCCCGCGACAACCAGCGCGACGGTCGCGACAACCAGTCCCGCGACGGTGAGCAGAACCGCGGCGACGGCCAGCAGAACCGGGACGGCGGCCAGAACCGCGCCGACCGGGACGCCAACCGCGACGGTCAGCAGAACCGCACCGATCGGGACGGCAACCGCGACAACCCCCGGGACCGGCAGAACCAGGCCGACCGTGGCGAGGAGGGCGAGGGCCGCCGCCGTCGCCGCCGGGGCCGCGACCGCGAGCGCGGTACCGGCGACCGCCCCACGAACGAGCGCAACGACCGCGGTGACCGCAACGACCGCGGCCCCCGGGACAACCCGCGCAGCCGTGGCCGCAACGACCGGTTCGAGCCGGAGCCGACGATCAGCGAGGACGACGTCCTGGTCCCGGCCGCGGGCATCCTCGACGTGCTCGACAACTACGCCTTCGTCCGGACCAGCGGCTACCTGCCCGGCCCGAACGACGTGTACGTCGCGCTGTCGATGGTCAAGCGCTACGGCCTGCGCAAGGGTGACGCGATCACCGGTGCGGTGAAGCAGCCGTCCGACGGCGAGCGCAAGGAGAAGTTCAACCCGCTGGTGCGGATCGACACCGTCAACGGGTCGGACCCCGAGGTCGCCAAGCAGCGTCAGGACTTCAACAAGCTGACCCCGCTGTACGCGACCGAGCGGCTCCGGCTCGAGACCGAGTCGAACATCCTCACCACCCGGATCGTCGACATCGTCAGCCCGATCGGCAAGGGCCAGCGCGGCCTGATCGTCTCGCCGCCGAAGGCCGGCAAGACGATGGTGCTGCAGGCGCTGGCGAACGCGATCACCACGAACAACCCCGAAGTACACCTGATGGTCGTGCTGGTGGACGAGCGGCCCGAAGAGGTCACCGACATGCAGCGCACGGTCAAGGGTGAGGTCATCGCCTCCACCTTCGACCGGCCGGCCGACGACCACACCACGGTCGCGGAGCTGGCGATCGAGCGGGCCAAGCGGCTGGTCGAGCTGGGTCACGACGT encodes:
- the rho gene encoding transcription termination factor Rho — encoded protein: MTETVEASSGAGTSAPGTDATAAAGTRRRKSGGGLEGMLLPELKQLAGTLGIKGTGALRKGQLIEAIKANQASIGSGGSRSRSSQPTLDEAAAEPVAAKAQPAAKAEPAQDAPQRTGSRRTRAAATQSTAEPATQNGATPVAETAPAVAQTTSPVVEAAVQAPERTREQTDNSPADNSDRGDRNDRGDRNEGTRDRNRGRDSQRDGRDNQARDNQSRDNQRDGRDAQARDNQSRDNQRDGRDNQSRDGEQNRGDGQQNRDGGQNRADRDANRDGQQNRTDRDGNRDNPRDRQNQADRGEEGEGRRRRRRGRDRERGTGDRPTNERNDRGDRNDRGPRDNPRSRGRNDRFEPEPTISEDDVLVPAAGILDVLDNYAFVRTSGYLPGPNDVYVALSMVKRYGLRKGDAITGAVKQPSDGERKEKFNPLVRIDTVNGSDPEVAKQRQDFNKLTPLYATERLRLETESNILTTRIVDIVSPIGKGQRGLIVSPPKAGKTMVLQALANAITTNNPEVHLMVVLVDERPEEVTDMQRTVKGEVIASTFDRPADDHTTVAELAIERAKRLVELGHDVVVLLDSITRLGRAYNIAAPASGRILSGGVDSSALYPPKRFFGAARNIEDGGSLTILATALIETGSKMDEVIFEEFKGTGNMELRLRREFADRRIFPAIDVVASGTRREELLMSKDETAVVWKLRRVLSALDGQAALELLIGKLKESKSNIEFLMQVNKTTPSTGGGNGRSTDDGS